A genome region from Microcella alkaliphila includes the following:
- a CDS encoding LytR/AlgR family response regulator transcription factor translates to MTEPLRLLVADDERPALDELLALLGADPRVGELVPASTGSEALRILSDDPAIDAALLDIHMPGLSGLDLARALTRFERRPPVVFVTADDESAVDAFDLEAVDYVLKPVRAERLARAVGRLVDAVADARGAPLTAPTAVLGAGPEHPADDLIAVTLGSTTRMVRRDAIQYAEAQGDYVRLHTADGGFLVRVPLGDLEQRWAGAGFVRVHRSYLVALAHVTRLQLAGSGPTVTVGATALPVSRRLLPGLRERLDELTVRRS, encoded by the coding sequence ATGACGGAACCCCTGCGCCTGCTCGTCGCCGACGACGAGCGACCCGCCCTCGACGAGCTGCTCGCGCTGCTCGGCGCCGACCCCCGCGTCGGCGAGCTCGTTCCCGCCTCCACCGGGTCGGAGGCCCTGCGCATCCTCAGCGACGACCCGGCGATCGACGCGGCGCTGCTCGACATCCACATGCCGGGGCTGTCGGGCCTCGACCTGGCCCGCGCCCTCACCCGCTTCGAGCGCCGACCGCCCGTCGTGTTCGTGACCGCCGACGACGAGAGCGCCGTCGACGCCTTCGACCTCGAGGCGGTCGACTACGTGCTGAAGCCGGTGCGCGCGGAGCGCCTCGCCCGCGCGGTCGGCCGCCTCGTCGACGCCGTCGCGGATGCTCGGGGAGCGCCCCTGACGGCGCCGACGGCCGTTCTCGGGGCCGGCCCCGAGCATCCCGCCGACGACCTGATCGCGGTGACGCTCGGGTCGACGACGCGAATGGTGCGGCGCGACGCGATTCAGTACGCGGAGGCGCAGGGCGACTACGTGCGGCTGCACACGGCCGACGGAGGCTTCCTCGTGCGGGTTCCACTCGGCGATCTGGAGCAGCGCTGGGCGGGCGCCGGCTTCGTGCGCGTGCACCGCTCGTACCTCGTCGCGCTTGCGCACGTGACGCGGCTGCAGCTCGCCGGCTCGGGGCCGACCGTGACGGTGGGGGCGACCGCGCTGCCGGTGAGTCGGCGACTGCTGCCGGGGCTGCGCGAGCGGCTCGACGAGCTGACGGTGCGGCGCTCGTGA
- a CDS encoding heavy metal transporter has translation MNARPARVRVTAPRPGEPLHAVAADEVGPAPDSAERVLVSTLIRSQLRLAILCALGFAGALAAVAAVAALPALSAADAPTVAGVPVGWLVLAFGAYPPLVAIAALAVTAANRAEDQYRALAERDGEDP, from the coding sequence GTGAACGCCCGCCCAGCGCGCGTGCGCGTCACCGCCCCGAGGCCCGGCGAACCGCTGCACGCGGTGGCTGCCGACGAGGTGGGACCGGCCCCGGACAGCGCCGAACGGGTGCTCGTGTCGACGCTGATCCGCAGCCAGCTGCGGCTGGCGATCCTGTGCGCCCTCGGATTCGCCGGTGCGCTGGCCGCGGTCGCCGCCGTTGCGGCACTGCCCGCGCTGAGCGCGGCCGACGCCCCGACGGTCGCGGGCGTCCCCGTCGGCTGGCTCGTCCTGGCGTTCGGCGCCTACCCACCGCTCGTGGCGATCGCCGCCCTCGCCGTGACCGCGGCGAACCGCGCCGAAGACCAGTATCGGGCGCTGGCCGAGCGCGACGGGGAGGATCCGTGA
- a CDS encoding cation acetate symporter, protein MSVVAAPASGATPAAFGYSAIVIVTLLTVLVGALAVRLSRTTSDFYVASRTVPPWLNASAIGGEYLSAASVLGVAGLILLQGAAGLWFPIGYAAGYLMLLLFVAAPLRRSGAYTVPDFTGARLRSRSVRRATSVLVIVIGWFYIVPQLQGAALTVSIATGLPPWAGSVAVAVIVGVIVAAGGMRSITFVQAFQFWLKLTAVAVPAVVMLVVVGGRDLGAAAATAFPAALGPAAVDPYATASLALALLLGTLGLPHVLVRFTTNPDGAAARRTTLITVILLVAFYVFPTTIGMLGRAFAPDLATAGSADSVALVLPGRLVDGLAGELLGALIVAGAFGAFLSTSSGLVVSLAGVISQEVAGGTVRGFRVAALASTLVPLLVVLLIEPAGLAGSVGLVFAFTASTLSPLLVLGVWWRGLTARGALAGMLTGAVSCALAVGLGVLRVPGARGSGDAGTGGALAEAAPLAADWAPWLQSALATPAAWTIPLAVLVTVLVSRFGGGAPPADVDRILARLHLPERRRPEAR, encoded by the coding sequence GTGAGCGTCGTCGCCGCGCCCGCGAGCGGCGCGACCCCCGCCGCGTTCGGCTACTCGGCGATCGTCATCGTGACCCTGCTGACCGTGCTCGTCGGCGCGCTCGCGGTGCGGCTGTCGCGCACGACGAGCGACTTCTACGTCGCCTCGCGCACGGTGCCGCCGTGGCTCAACGCGTCGGCGATCGGCGGCGAATACCTCTCGGCGGCGAGTGTCTTGGGAGTGGCCGGGCTGATCCTGCTGCAGGGCGCGGCGGGGCTGTGGTTCCCGATCGGATACGCGGCGGGGTACCTCATGTTGCTGCTGTTCGTCGCCGCCCCGCTGCGCCGCTCGGGCGCGTACACGGTGCCCGACTTCACGGGCGCGCGGCTGCGATCGCGCTCGGTGCGCCGGGCGACGAGCGTGCTCGTCATCGTGATCGGCTGGTTCTACATCGTGCCCCAACTGCAGGGCGCCGCGCTCACCGTGTCGATCGCGACGGGCCTGCCGCCGTGGGCGGGGTCGGTCGCGGTCGCCGTCATCGTCGGCGTAATCGTCGCCGCCGGGGGCATGCGGTCGATCACCTTTGTGCAGGCGTTCCAGTTCTGGCTGAAGCTGACGGCGGTGGCCGTACCGGCTGTCGTGATGCTCGTCGTGGTCGGCGGCCGCGACCTGGGGGCGGCGGCCGCGACGGCCTTCCCGGCGGCGCTCGGCCCCGCCGCCGTCGACCCGTACGCGACCGCGTCGCTCGCGCTCGCCCTCCTGCTCGGCACCCTCGGCCTGCCCCACGTGCTCGTGCGCTTCACGACGAACCCCGACGGCGCCGCCGCGCGCCGCACCACCCTCATCACGGTCATCCTGCTGGTCGCGTTCTACGTCTTCCCCACCACCATCGGGATGCTCGGGCGCGCCTTCGCCCCCGACCTCGCGACGGCGGGCTCCGCCGACTCGGTCGCGCTCGTGTTGCCCGGGCGCCTCGTCGACGGGCTCGCCGGCGAGTTGCTGGGCGCGCTCATCGTCGCCGGCGCGTTTGGCGCGTTCCTGTCGACCTCCTCCGGGCTCGTCGTGTCACTCGCCGGGGTCATCAGTCAGGAGGTCGCGGGCGGCACGGTGCGCGGGTTCCGCGTGGCGGCGCTCGCCTCGACGCTCGTGCCGCTCCTCGTCGTACTGCTCATCGAGCCGGCCGGGCTCGCCGGCAGCGTGGGGCTCGTCTTCGCCTTCACCGCCTCGACGCTGAGCCCGCTGCTCGTGCTCGGGGTGTGGTGGCGGGGGCTCACCGCGCGCGGCGCGCTCGCCGGCATGCTGACCGGAGCCGTCTCATGCGCACTGGCGGTGGGGCTCGGGGTGCTGCGCGTACCGGGGGCCCGCGGCTCGGGTGACGCGGGCACCGGCGGTGCGCTGGCGGAGGCCGCCCCGCTCGCCGCGGACTGGGCGCCGTGGCTGCAGTCGGCGCTGGCCACCCCGGCGGCGTGGACGATCCCCCTCGCCGTGCTCGTCACCGTGCTCGTCTCGCGCTTCGGCGGCGGAGCCCCTCCCGCCGACGTCGACCGCATCCTCGCCCGCCTGCACCTGCCCGAGCGCCGGCGCCCCGAGGCGCGCTGA
- a CDS encoding DMT family transporter: MSDERAAGGGDGDEAERLPAPATAAGALGPAEPALPAQPTGGGRASGDLRIALQFTAAGVVWGASFLFIAVGLEGLSPAQIATGRTVFGALTLGIIVLVTREKLPREWRIWAHMTVVALTLCVFPYLLFGWAQQSVSSGLASVYNATTPLMTALMAGLVIRVERLTREQILGLVVGLAGVLVIIAPWAGVDLRGGVVPQLALLGATACYGFSLAYLRRFLQGTGLSGVMLALLNVGIAAVIMLALTPIIGTDPITLDIWIVGSIVLLGVFGTGLAYAWNQNVVRAWGATRAATVTYISPVVGVALGILVLGEVLVWNEPVGAALIFLGILLAQRRLRLPRRPR; this comes from the coding sequence GTGAGCGACGAACGTGCGGCCGGCGGAGGCGACGGCGACGAGGCCGAGCGGCTTCCGGCACCGGCGACGGCGGCGGGCGCGCTCGGACCGGCCGAGCCCGCATTGCCTGCGCAGCCGACGGGCGGTGGGCGAGCATCCGGTGACCTGCGCATCGCGCTGCAGTTCACGGCCGCGGGCGTCGTGTGGGGCGCCAGCTTCCTGTTCATCGCGGTCGGGCTCGAGGGGCTGAGCCCCGCCCAGATCGCGACCGGACGCACCGTGTTCGGCGCCCTCACCCTGGGGATCATCGTGCTCGTCACGCGCGAGAAACTTCCCCGCGAGTGGCGCATCTGGGCCCACATGACGGTGGTGGCACTGACGCTGTGCGTCTTCCCGTACCTCTTGTTCGGCTGGGCGCAGCAGTCGGTGTCGAGCGGACTCGCGAGCGTGTACAACGCGACGACTCCGCTGATGACGGCGCTTATGGCCGGGCTCGTCATCCGGGTGGAGCGGCTCACGCGCGAGCAGATCCTCGGGCTGGTGGTGGGCCTCGCCGGGGTGCTCGTCATCATCGCGCCGTGGGCGGGCGTCGACCTGCGCGGCGGGGTCGTGCCGCAGCTGGCGCTGCTCGGCGCGACCGCCTGCTACGGCTTCAGCCTCGCCTACCTGCGTCGGTTCTTGCAGGGCACGGGGCTGAGCGGCGTCATGCTCGCACTGCTCAACGTCGGCATTGCCGCTGTCATCATGCTCGCGCTTACTCCGATCATCGGCACCGACCCGATCACACTCGACATCTGGATCGTCGGCAGCATCGTGCTGCTCGGCGTCTTCGGCACCGGCCTCGCCTACGCGTGGAACCAGAACGTCGTGCGCGCCTGGGGCGCCACCCGTGCGGCGACCGTCACTTATATCTCGCCGGTCGTCGGCGTCGCGCTCGGCATTCTCGTGCTCGGCGAGGTGCTCGTGTGGAACGAGCCGGTCGGCGCCGCGCTGATCTTCCTCGGCATTCTGCTGGCGCAGCGCCGCCTGCGGCTGCCGCGCCGGCCACGCTGA
- a CDS encoding chorismate mutase, with protein MDDAARTELASLRKSIDNIDAALVHLLAERFKCTQAVGRLKAATGMAPSDPERERVQIARLRALAEAAELDPAFAEKFLTFIVAEVIHHHEQIAGQTPHAE; from the coding sequence ATGGACGACGCCGCCCGCACAGAGCTCGCCTCGCTGCGCAAAAGCATCGACAACATCGACGCTGCCCTCGTGCACCTGCTCGCCGAGCGGTTCAAGTGCACGCAGGCCGTCGGCCGCCTCAAGGCGGCGACCGGCATGGCTCCGAGCGACCCCGAGCGTGAGCGCGTGCAGATCGCGCGGCTGCGGGCGCTCGCCGAAGCGGCAGAGCTCGACCCGGCCTTCGCCGAAAAGTTTCTGACGTTCATCGTCGCCGAGGTGATTCACCACCACGAGCAGATCGCCGGGCAGACGCCGCACGCTGAGTAG
- a CDS encoding CDGSH iron-sulfur domain-containing protein, producing the protein MSDEAVEVFACPNGPFLVRGDITLDVDDADNPGGGAQRDQRRVVALCRCGASSIRPYCDGTHKVIGFRTVPPAR; encoded by the coding sequence ATGAGCGACGAGGCCGTTGAGGTCTTCGCCTGCCCCAACGGTCCCTTCCTCGTGCGGGGCGACATCACCCTCGACGTCGACGACGCGGACAACCCCGGCGGGGGTGCGCAGCGTGACCAGCGACGCGTCGTGGCGCTGTGTCGGTGTGGGGCGTCGAGCATCCGGCCGTACTGCGATGGGACGCACAAGGTGATCGGCTTCCGGACAGTGCCGCCCGCCCGGTAG
- a CDS encoding iron-containing redox enzyme family protein — translation MRLPLPRGPVSAALFAVIGSPVGAPPIVSDLPEQIDRAVGASGDILVDGDLQLSLFVLYELHYGGIAGVDERWEWDPALLACRASIEAGFEAALRERVETIAQTLFALTAEGDEPGLSHYVRTEATHDQVRELFIARSIYTLKEADPHSWAIPRLSGRAKSALVEVQSDEYGAGRVDRMHAVLYARAMRGAGLETQYGHYLDQVDARILTSVNTMSLFGLHRRLRGAIAGHLAAFEMTSSLPNQRIAAGLRRLGYGDDVVDYFDEHVEADAVHEQIAGRDLAGGLVEAEPELAADVLFGAAACLAVDGWASEHMLAAWQDGRSGLRPAPRIHRATISVPKRRIPSTRRKTSRGA, via the coding sequence ATGCGCCTCCCCCTGCCGCGCGGCCCCGTCAGCGCCGCCCTCTTCGCTGTTATCGGCTCGCCCGTCGGCGCCCCGCCGATCGTCTCCGACCTTCCCGAGCAAATCGACCGCGCCGTCGGCGCCAGCGGCGACATCCTCGTCGACGGCGACCTGCAGTTGAGCCTCTTCGTGCTCTACGAGCTGCACTACGGCGGTATCGCCGGCGTCGACGAGCGGTGGGAGTGGGATCCCGCGCTGCTCGCCTGCCGGGCTAGCATCGAGGCCGGCTTCGAGGCGGCGTTGCGCGAGCGCGTCGAGACAATCGCCCAGACGTTGTTCGCCCTCACCGCCGAAGGCGACGAACCGGGGCTCAGCCACTACGTGCGCACGGAGGCAACCCACGACCAGGTGCGCGAACTGTTCATCGCCCGCTCCATCTACACGCTGAAGGAGGCCGACCCGCACAGCTGGGCGATCCCGCGGTTGAGCGGACGCGCCAAGTCGGCGCTCGTTGAAGTGCAGTCCGACGAGTACGGCGCGGGCCGCGTCGACCGCATGCACGCCGTGCTGTACGCGCGGGCCATGCGGGGTGCCGGGCTGGAGACGCAGTACGGGCACTACCTCGACCAGGTGGATGCGCGCATCCTCACCTCCGTCAACACGATGAGCCTGTTCGGCCTGCACCGGCGCCTGCGCGGTGCCATCGCCGGCCACCTCGCCGCGTTCGAGATGACCTCGTCACTGCCGAACCAGCGCATCGCCGCCGGGCTGCGACGCCTCGGCTACGGCGACGACGTCGTCGACTACTTCGACGAGCACGTCGAAGCCGACGCAGTGCACGAGCAGATCGCCGGCCGCGACCTCGCCGGCGGCCTCGTCGAGGCCGAGCCCGAGCTCGCGGCCGACGTGCTGTTCGGCGCCGCAGCCTGCCTGGCCGTCGACGGCTGGGCATCCGAGCACATGCTCGCGGCGTGGCAGGACGGGCGCAGCGGTCTGCGGCCGGCGCCGCGCATCCACCGCGCGACGATCAGCGTGCCGAAGCGGCGCATCCCGTCGACGCGGCGGAAGACGAGCCGCGGTGCCTGA
- a CDS encoding glycosyltransferase family 2 protein: protein MYSDSALPSAADTGPTEVARGGSDRPIADLSIVIPVRDDAEFLSRCLDALAAQTVGPREVIVVDNDSSDSTAVVAQQAGARVITQTEVGIPISSATGYDAASGRFIARLDADSVPHERWIENVVGVFAEHPEAVAVTGSGVLETEDGEQRPHASRAYLDPYFALVRLALAHEPVFGSAMAIRRWAWERISGEVCRHDATVHDDMDLSIHLPPQAVVVRDARLTIAVSARPMDSKRSMAYRVWRGVYSLAKHYPQELPLNRWMRRARVHYRARTAEPSR, encoded by the coding sequence ATGTATTCCGATTCCGCTCTGCCGTCTGCGGCCGACACGGGTCCGACCGAGGTGGCGCGCGGCGGCTCCGACCGCCCGATCGCCGACCTGTCGATCGTGATTCCGGTGCGCGACGACGCCGAGTTCCTCTCCCGCTGTCTGGACGCGCTCGCCGCGCAGACGGTCGGCCCGCGCGAGGTGATCGTGGTCGATAACGACAGCTCCGATTCGACCGCCGTGGTCGCCCAGCAGGCGGGCGCGCGCGTGATCACGCAGACCGAGGTGGGCATCCCGATCTCGAGCGCGACCGGCTACGACGCCGCCTCGGGCCGCTTCATTGCACGGCTCGACGCCGACAGCGTGCCGCACGAGCGCTGGATCGAGAACGTCGTCGGGGTGTTCGCCGAGCATCCCGAGGCGGTTGCGGTCACGGGCTCTGGCGTGCTCGAGACGGAGGACGGTGAGCAGCGCCCGCACGCGAGCCGCGCCTACCTCGACCCCTACTTCGCACTCGTGCGCCTCGCCCTCGCCCACGAGCCGGTGTTCGGTTCGGCGATGGCGATCCGACGCTGGGCGTGGGAGCGCATCAGCGGCGAGGTGTGCCGCCACGACGCGACGGTCCACGACGACATGGATCTGAGCATCCATCTCCCGCCGCAGGCGGTTGTGGTTCGGGATGCGCGGCTCACGATCGCGGTCTCGGCTCGCCCGATGGATTCCAAGCGTTCGATGGCCTACCGCGTGTGGCGCGGCGTCTACTCGTTGGCGAAGCACTACCCGCAGGAGTTGCCGCTCAACCGGTGGATGCGTCGGGCCCGAGTGCACTACCGCGCGCGAACCGCCGAACCCTCGCGCTAG
- a CDS encoding adenylosuccinate synthase: MPAAVIIGAQWGDEGKGKATDLLAGRIDYVVKFNGGNNAGHTVVVGDEKYALHLLPSGILTDGVTPVIANGVVIDIEVLFGELEALSARGVDVSKLLISANAHVITHYHRTLDKVTERFLGKRQIGTTGRGIGPTYADKINRVGIRIQDLFDENILRQKVEAALDQKNHLLVKVFNRRAITVDEIVDDLLSYAERLRPMVADTALVLHEALERGETVLFEGGQATMLDVDHGTYPFVTSSNATAGGAATGAGIGPNRIDRVIGIVKAYTTRVGAGPFPTELFDESGEFLRKTGFEFGTTTGRPRRCGWYDAPIARYTARINGVTDFVMTKLDVLTGLERIPVCVAYEVDGERFDEVPVSQSDFHHATPIYEEFPGWSEDITGARTFEDLPENAQKYVLAIEAMSGARISAIGVGPGRDAIVVRHDLLD, encoded by the coding sequence ATGCCTGCCGCTGTCATCATCGGCGCCCAGTGGGGCGATGAAGGAAAGGGCAAGGCCACCGACCTGCTCGCCGGGCGCATCGACTACGTCGTCAAGTTCAACGGCGGCAACAACGCCGGCCACACCGTCGTCGTCGGCGACGAGAAGTACGCGCTGCACCTGCTGCCGAGCGGCATCCTCACCGACGGGGTCACCCCGGTCATCGCGAACGGCGTCGTCATCGACATCGAGGTGCTCTTCGGCGAGCTCGAGGCGCTCAGCGCCCGCGGCGTCGACGTCTCGAAGCTGCTCATCAGCGCGAACGCGCACGTCATCACGCACTACCACCGCACCCTCGACAAGGTGACCGAGCGCTTCCTCGGCAAGCGCCAGATCGGCACGACGGGGCGGGGCATCGGGCCGACGTACGCCGACAAGATCAACCGGGTGGGCATCCGCATTCAGGATCTGTTCGACGAGAACATCCTTCGTCAGAAGGTCGAGGCGGCCCTCGACCAGAAGAACCACCTGCTCGTGAAGGTGTTCAACCGCCGCGCGATTACCGTCGACGAGATCGTCGACGACCTGCTGTCGTACGCCGAACGCCTGCGCCCCATGGTCGCCGACACGGCGCTCGTGCTGCACGAGGCGCTCGAGCGCGGTGAGACGGTGCTGTTCGAGGGCGGTCAGGCCACCATGCTGGATGTTGACCACGGCACGTATCCGTTCGTCACTTCCTCGAACGCGACCGCCGGCGGCGCCGCCACCGGCGCCGGCATCGGCCCGAACCGCATCGATCGCGTCATCGGCATCGTCAAGGCATATACGACCCGCGTCGGCGCCGGGCCCTTCCCGACCGAGCTCTTCGACGAGTCGGGCGAGTTCCTGCGGAAGACCGGCTTCGAGTTCGGCACGACGACCGGCCGCCCGCGCCGCTGCGGCTGGTACGACGCCCCCATCGCCCGCTACACGGCGCGCATCAACGGCGTCACCGACTTCGTCATGACGAAGCTCGACGTGCTGACCGGGCTCGAGCGCATCCCCGTGTGCGTGGCCTACGAGGTCGACGGCGAGCGGTTCGACGAAGTGCCCGTGTCGCAGAGCGACTTCCACCACGCGACGCCGATCTACGAAGAGTTCCCCGGCTGGTCGGAAGACATCACCGGTGCGCGGACGTTTGAGGACCTGCCCGAGAACGCGCAGAAGTATGTGCTCGCCATCGAGGCGATGAGCGGCGCGCGCATCTCCGCCATCGGCGTCGGCCCGGGCCGCGACGCGATCGTCGTGCGGCACGACCTGCTCGACTAG
- a CDS encoding TetR/AcrR family transcriptional regulator, with amino-acid sequence MAERKTSDERREQILRATLVVVAQKGFAGVTLRDVGAEAGIAHGLIRHYFAGRDELVAAAFDYAVTAELASDHALLDGLEPVAALAGWLSATPENHYLVWIDAWSEAPRTPALAAALDRHHRDCERILADQIARAVAAGAATSDNPDEDARMLTAIADGVAVQHHAMGIVDVDEANAIVFAAAEQRLGLEPGSLARANPAPARGQWVEG; translated from the coding sequence ATGGCCGAGCGCAAGACGTCGGATGAGCGGCGCGAGCAGATTCTGCGGGCGACCCTCGTCGTCGTCGCCCAGAAGGGCTTCGCCGGCGTCACCCTGCGCGACGTCGGGGCCGAGGCGGGCATCGCCCACGGGCTCATTCGCCACTACTTCGCGGGGCGTGACGAGCTCGTCGCCGCCGCCTTCGACTACGCCGTGACCGCCGAGCTCGCGAGCGACCACGCGCTGCTCGACGGCCTCGAGCCGGTCGCCGCCCTCGCCGGCTGGCTGTCGGCCACCCCCGAGAACCACTACCTGGTGTGGATCGACGCGTGGAGTGAGGCCCCACGAACTCCCGCGCTGGCCGCTGCGCTCGACCGGCACCACCGCGACTGTGAGCGCATCCTCGCTGATCAGATCGCGCGCGCGGTCGCCGCCGGCGCCGCGACGAGCGACAACCCCGACGAGGATGCTCGGATGCTCACCGCCATCGCGGACGGCGTCGCCGTGCAGCACCACGCCATGGGCATCGTCGACGTCGACGAGGCCAACGCGATCGTGTTCGCCGCCGCCGAGCAGCGCCTCGGCCTCGAGCCCGGCAGCCTCGCGCGCGCCAACCCGGCGCCCGCCCGCGGGCAGTGGGTCGAGGGCTGA